The following are from one region of the Mesorhizobium shangrilense genome:
- a CDS encoding NADPH-dependent FMN reductase, which translates to MTVHKVGYLIGSLAKASINRKLAKALVLLAPPELEMAEISFKDLPLYSYDYDADFPPVARAFKAAIAAVEAVLFITPEYNRSIPGGLKNAIDWASRPYGKNSFARKPSAVIGTTPGAIGTAVAQQSLRSVLSFCNSPQMNAPEAYIQFTPGLITDSGEVTVEATEEFLRNYMSEFHMFIARVLQVLPKDA; encoded by the coding sequence ATGACGGTGCATAAAGTTGGCTACCTCATCGGCAGTCTTGCCAAGGCTTCGATCAACCGCAAGCTCGCAAAGGCGTTGGTCCTGCTTGCTCCCCCGGAACTTGAAATGGCGGAGATATCCTTCAAGGATCTGCCGCTCTACAGCTACGACTACGACGCCGACTTCCCGCCCGTGGCGCGGGCCTTCAAGGCTGCCATCGCCGCCGTCGAGGCCGTCCTTTTCATCACGCCGGAATACAATCGCTCGATCCCGGGTGGGCTGAAGAATGCCATCGACTGGGCCAGCCGCCCCTATGGCAAGAATTCCTTCGCCCGCAAGCCTTCGGCCGTCATCGGCACAACACCCGGCGCGATCGGAACGGCAGTCGCCCAGCAGAGCCTGCGCAGCGTGCTCAGCTTCTGCAACTCGCCGCAGATGAACGCCCCGGAAGCCTATATCCAGTTCACGCCGGGCCTGATCACCGACAGCGGCGAAGTCACGGTCGAGGCCACAGAGGAGTTCCTGCGCAACTACATGTCGGAGTTCCATATGTTCATTGCACGGGTCCTTCAGGTGCTTCCCAAGGACGCGTGA
- a CDS encoding sugar dehydrogenase complex small subunit — MEPFADPPNPTRRLLLFGLVSAYTASLIPWALAQEVTDADTAPFLALSAILAGRQSLDSAQALRLYKALVADDQGFPAAVKSLLDMIEQRKIDPMQLQTTLDTEKSPLSTLPGRIVTAWYLGIVGDGANARCLAFETALNAQAVADVLKPPTYAYGSYGSWARKPT; from the coding sequence ATGGAACCGTTTGCCGACCCGCCAAACCCGACCCGGCGGCTGCTGCTTTTCGGGCTGGTTTCGGCCTACACCGCATCCTTGATCCCGTGGGCGCTGGCCCAGGAAGTGACAGACGCCGACACCGCGCCATTCCTGGCACTGTCGGCCATCCTTGCAGGTCGCCAATCGCTGGATTCGGCCCAGGCGCTGCGGCTCTACAAGGCGCTTGTCGCCGATGACCAGGGGTTCCCGGCGGCGGTGAAGTCGCTGCTCGACATGATCGAGCAGCGCAAGATCGATCCGATGCAGTTGCAGACGACGCTGGACACCGAAAAGTCTCCGCTCAGCACCTTGCCGGGACGAATCGTGACGGCCTGGTACCTGGGTATCGTCGGCGACGGAGCCAATGCGCGCTGCCTCGCATTCGAGACCGCGCTCAATGCACAAGCGGTCGCGGATGTGCTGAAGCCGCCGACCTATGCCTATGGCAGCTACGGAAGCTGGGCTCGAAAACCAACCTGA
- a CDS encoding GMC family oxidoreductase — MADASSADFVVVGSGIIGSLVARKLVLSGASVIILEAGPRVTRGELVARFRNSPRRSDWMSPYPPAAWAPHPVYQPVSNNYLMQAGPYPYAAEYIRQVGGTTWHWAAQAWRNLPNDFRIKSQYGVGVDWPMTYEDLEPFYQEAEEIMGVSGAPNTGSPRNKPFPMEPVTESYAMRRLRERLVPDYSVVANTTARNSRPYDGRPACCGNNSCQPICPIDAQFHGGLAADAAEAAGAKLIPNANVYTLEHDETGRVAAALYYDPDKTTHRVTGKTFIVAANGIESPRLLLLSASDKFPKGLANSSDMVGRNLMDHPSTSLTFDADEEVWLGRGPQSPSSINTMRDGAFRSEHAPYRLDFTNISRVDGSTKSLIAAGVYGSELEKRLRFSAAHEMNVKNVLEVLPDPEHRITLSSEKDAMGIPKPVTHYSIADYTKRGHERSQQDFRRIAEMMGGTNLRFSKDGDFANNQHICGTVSMGSDPKTSVCDQWGRAHDHDNLFLAGTGVLPTSATCNSTENALAVALRAVARMLEQQGASTGTAAGEAKT, encoded by the coding sequence ATGGCCGACGCATCATCAGCGGATTTTGTCGTCGTCGGGTCCGGGATCATCGGTTCGCTGGTCGCGCGCAAGCTTGTGCTCTCGGGGGCGTCGGTGATCATTCTCGAGGCCGGCCCGCGCGTTACGCGCGGAGAGCTGGTGGCGCGCTTTCGCAACTCGCCGCGCCGCAGCGACTGGATGTCGCCCTATCCGCCCGCGGCCTGGGCACCGCATCCGGTCTACCAGCCGGTGTCGAACAATTATCTCATGCAGGCCGGTCCCTATCCTTACGCGGCCGAGTACATCAGGCAGGTCGGCGGCACGACGTGGCACTGGGCGGCCCAGGCCTGGCGCAACCTGCCCAATGATTTCCGGATCAAAAGCCAATACGGCGTCGGCGTGGACTGGCCCATGACCTATGAAGACCTCGAACCCTTCTACCAGGAGGCCGAGGAGATCATGGGCGTATCGGGCGCCCCCAACACCGGTTCGCCGCGCAACAAGCCTTTTCCCATGGAGCCCGTCACCGAATCCTATGCGATGCGCCGTCTACGCGAGCGGCTGGTGCCCGACTACAGCGTGGTTGCCAACACCACGGCGCGCAACAGCCGCCCCTATGACGGACGACCGGCCTGCTGCGGCAACAACAGTTGCCAGCCGATCTGCCCCATCGACGCGCAGTTTCATGGCGGGCTTGCCGCGGACGCCGCGGAAGCGGCCGGTGCAAAGCTCATTCCAAACGCGAATGTCTACACGCTCGAACACGACGAGACGGGCCGTGTCGCGGCGGCGCTCTATTATGACCCCGACAAAACAACGCATCGCGTTACCGGCAAGACCTTCATCGTCGCCGCGAATGGCATAGAAAGCCCGCGCTTGCTGCTGCTTTCGGCGAGCGACAAGTTTCCAAAGGGTCTAGCCAACAGCTCCGACATGGTCGGCCGCAATCTCATGGATCACCCGAGCACCTCGCTGACCTTCGATGCGGACGAGGAAGTGTGGCTAGGGCGCGGACCGCAGAGCCCGAGTTCCATCAACACCATGCGCGACGGCGCGTTCCGGTCCGAGCATGCGCCCTACCGGCTCGATTTCACCAACATCTCGCGCGTCGACGGTTCGACGAAGAGCCTGATCGCGGCCGGCGTCTACGGCAGCGAGTTGGAAAAGCGGCTGCGCTTCAGCGCGGCCCATGAGATGAACGTCAAGAACGTGCTCGAAGTGCTGCCGGACCCGGAACATCGCATTACCCTGAGTTCCGAGAAAGACGCGATGGGCATCCCGAAGCCCGTGACGCATTATTCGATCGCCGATTACACCAAGCGCGGCCACGAGCGGTCCCAGCAGGATTTCCGGCGCATTGCCGAAATGATGGGCGGCACCAATCTGCGCTTCAGCAAGGATGGCGACTTCGCCAACAACCAGCATATCTGCGGCACGGTGAGCATGGGCAGCGACCCCAAGACCTCGGTCTGCGATCAATGGGGACGCGCGCACGACCACGACAACCTGTTCCTCGCCGGCACCGGCGTGCTGCCGACATCTGCGACCTGCAACTCGACGGAGAACGCCCTGGCGGTGGCCCTGCGCGCTGTCGCGCGCATGCTGGAGCAGCAAGGGGCTTCGACCGGTACCGCTGCAGGCGAGGCCAAGACATGA
- a CDS encoding c-type cytochrome, translating into MSRLMSRLSRRVTVALALSAAASVVVGPALAADADLIARGKYIATASDCVACHSAPGGEPMAGGLAIPTPIGSIVSTNITPSKQNGIGNYTLEQFDAAVRKGVRADGKRLYPAMPYTSYALLSDDDVAALYAYFMNGVTPVETRPAETSLPFPFNIRLSMAAWNLLFLDGGPFKPDPAQSAEWNRGAYLVRGPAHCGTCHTPRNLFMAESTSQAMAGGDVGFWHAPNVTSDPNSGVGGWSVQELVAYMRDGHAIGKSQAAGPMAEAVDNSLHLLTGDDLQAIAVYLKTIPPVHDPSDTKPVFAWGSPSDDLASIRGVALPQDRDGMTGPQLYDAYCATCHQAEGQGSFEGGLPSLMHNTALGRANTNNLVMVMLEGVHRQPDVLMPGFEKQLSDVQVATLGSYLVQHFGNPAGTITAAQVAELRAGPAKSMLATIAQAALAVGALALIGLIVLWLRWWRKRGTATQA; encoded by the coding sequence ATGAGCCGCTTGATGTCACGCCTGTCCAGGCGCGTAACGGTGGCGCTCGCGCTGTCGGCAGCCGCCTCGGTTGTCGTCGGCCCTGCCCTTGCCGCAGACGCGGATTTGATCGCTCGCGGCAAATATATCGCCACGGCATCCGACTGCGTCGCCTGCCACAGCGCGCCCGGTGGCGAGCCGATGGCCGGTGGCCTGGCCATCCCGACGCCCATCGGCTCGATCGTGTCGACCAACATCACGCCATCGAAACAAAACGGCATCGGCAACTATACGCTTGAACAATTCGACGCGGCGGTGCGCAAGGGCGTGCGGGCGGACGGCAAGCGGCTTTACCCGGCGATGCCCTATACGTCCTATGCGCTGCTGTCGGACGACGATGTCGCCGCGCTCTATGCCTATTTCATGAATGGCGTGACGCCGGTCGAAACCCGTCCGGCCGAGACCAGCCTGCCATTCCCCTTCAACATCCGCCTATCGATGGCGGCCTGGAATCTGCTGTTCCTCGACGGCGGCCCGTTCAAGCCGGATCCCGCGCAGAGCGCCGAATGGAACCGTGGCGCCTATCTGGTGCGCGGCCCGGCCCATTGCGGAACCTGCCACACGCCGCGCAACCTGTTCATGGCGGAATCGACATCGCAGGCAATGGCCGGCGGCGACGTCGGCTTCTGGCATGCGCCCAACGTGACGTCCGACCCCAACAGCGGTGTGGGCGGCTGGAGCGTCCAGGAACTCGTGGCCTACATGCGGGACGGCCACGCCATCGGCAAGAGCCAGGCGGCCGGCCCAATGGCCGAAGCCGTCGACAACAGCCTCCATCTTCTCACCGGGGACGATTTGCAGGCAATCGCGGTTTACCTGAAGACAATCCCGCCGGTTCACGATCCGTCCGACACGAAGCCCGTCTTTGCATGGGGCAGCCCGTCCGACGATCTGGCGAGCATCCGTGGCGTTGCGTTGCCGCAGGATCGCGACGGCATGACCGGACCGCAACTCTACGACGCCTACTGCGCGACCTGCCATCAGGCCGAGGGGCAAGGCAGTTTCGAGGGCGGCCTACCTTCGCTGATGCACAACACCGCGCTGGGCCGGGCCAATACCAACAATCTGGTGATGGTGATGCTAGAGGGGGTTCATCGCCAACCGGACGTGCTGATGCCGGGCTTCGAAAAGCAACTGTCCGACGTCCAGGTCGCCACCCTGGGTTCGTATCTTGTCCAGCATTTTGGCAACCCTGCAGGCACGATTACAGCGGCTCAGGTCGCCGAATTGCGGGCGGGGCCGGCAAAGTCCATGCTGGCGACAATCGC